The Metabacillus sediminilitoris genome window below encodes:
- the galE gene encoding UDP-glucose 4-epimerase GalE has product MQILITGGAGYIGSHTCVELLNAGYEIVVLDNLLNSKHEALERIKEITGKDFKFHQADLLDKQELIKIFTENNIDAVIHFAGLKAVGESVTIPLLYYHNNITGTLNLCEVMEQFGVHNMVFSSSATVYGLQERVPLSEELPLQATNPYGRTKLMIEEILRDVYVANNKWSIALLRYFNPVGAHPSGRIGEDPNGIPNNLIPYITQVAVGKLPELKVFGNDYATHDGTGVRDYIHVADLAAGHLKALEKVMSSSGVSAYNLGTGSGYSVMEMIHAFEKVTGRSIPYRIINRRPGDIGVSYSDPLKAQNELNWIAQKSLEEMCLDSWRWQSNNPNGYDEAKKELKQLNVTL; this is encoded by the coding sequence ATGCAAATATTGATTACTGGTGGAGCAGGCTATATCGGCTCCCATACATGTGTTGAATTACTAAATGCTGGATATGAAATTGTAGTTCTTGATAACTTATTGAATAGCAAACATGAAGCATTAGAAAGAATCAAAGAAATTACAGGTAAGGATTTTAAATTTCATCAAGCAGATTTATTAGATAAACAAGAGTTAATTAAAATTTTTACAGAAAACAATATTGATGCTGTTATCCATTTCGCCGGATTAAAAGCAGTTGGAGAATCAGTTACCATTCCGCTCCTCTATTATCACAACAACATCACAGGAACACTAAACTTATGCGAAGTAATGGAGCAATTCGGTGTACATAACATGGTCTTTAGTTCATCAGCAACCGTCTATGGTTTGCAAGAACGGGTCCCACTTTCTGAAGAATTACCACTTCAAGCAACTAATCCATATGGAAGAACAAAACTGATGATTGAGGAAATATTAAGAGATGTATATGTTGCTAATAACAAATGGAGCATAGCATTGTTACGTTACTTTAATCCAGTGGGAGCTCATCCAAGTGGACGAATTGGAGAAGACCCTAACGGTATTCCAAATAATCTTATCCCATATATAACTCAAGTAGCTGTAGGGAAATTACCTGAGCTTAAGGTTTTTGGGAATGATTATGCTACACATGATGGAACAGGGGTTAGAGATTATATCCATGTCGCTGATCTTGCAGCTGGCCATTTAAAAGCACTTGAAAAGGTTATGTCATCTTCAGGTGTGAGTGCCTATAATCTTGGAACAGGTTCAGGGTATAGTGTCATGGAAATGATTCATGCTTTTGAAAAGGTGACAGGTAGATCAATCCCTTATCGAATCATTAACCGAAGACCAGGTGATATTGGAGTTAGCTATTCAGATCCTTTAAAAGCTCAAAATGAATTAAATTGGATTGCTCAAAAATCTCTTGAAGAAATGT